Proteins encoded together in one Candidatus Methylomirabilis sp. window:
- a CDS encoding TIGR00282 family metallophosphoesterase: MRVLFIGDIVGKPGREQVAQHLSAVKREHGVALTIANAENAAAGFGITPSVAEGLFGLGVDLLTSGNHIWDKKEVEGFIGSEHRLLRPANYPEDAPGSGVALWEREGRRVGILNLQGRVFLPTIDCPFRAADRHLASLREATPLIIVDFHAEASSEKQAFAYYVDGRVSAVVGTHTHVQTADEQILPGGTAYITDVGMTGPRHSVIGILPEEAIRRFLTQMPTRFTVATGGAGIFSAVLLDLDEETGRARAITRLQL, encoded by the coding sequence ATGCGGGTCCTCTTCATCGGCGACATCGTGGGGAAGCCGGGACGGGAGCAGGTGGCCCAGCACCTCTCCGCCGTGAAGCGGGAGCACGGGGTGGCCCTGACCATTGCCAACGCCGAGAACGCCGCGGCGGGGTTCGGGATCACCCCGTCGGTCGCTGAGGGGCTGTTTGGCCTGGGGGTCGACCTGCTCACCTCGGGGAATCATATCTGGGACAAGAAAGAGGTGGAGGGCTTCATCGGCAGCGAGCATCGGCTCCTGCGCCCCGCCAATTACCCCGAGGACGCCCCGGGGTCGGGGGTCGCCCTGTGGGAGCGGGAGGGTCGGCGCGTCGGGATTCTGAACCTGCAGGGCCGGGTCTTCCTCCCGACGATCGACTGCCCCTTCCGCGCCGCCGATCGCCACCTGGCCTCCTTGCGGGAGGCGACCCCCCTCATCATCGTGGACTTTCACGCCGAGGCCTCCTCGGAGAAGCAGGCCTTCGCCTACTACGTGGACGGGCGCGTCTCGGCCGTCGTCGGAACCCACACCCACGTCCAGACCGCGGACGAGCAGATTCTCCCCGGCGGGACCGCCTACATCACCGACGTGGGGATGACGGGGCCGCGGCACTCCGTCATCGGGATCCTCCCCGAGGAGGCCATCCGCCGCTTCCTGACCCAGATGCCCACCCGGTTCACCGTGGCCACGGGGGGGGCCGGGATCTTCTCGGCAGTGCTCCTCGATCTGGACGAGGAGACCGGGCGGGCGCGCGCCATCACCCGCCTGCAGCTCTGA